One Thioclava electrotropha DNA segment encodes these proteins:
- a CDS encoding P-II family nitrogen regulator translates to MKKVEAIIKPFKLDEVKEALQEVGIQGLSVIEVKGFGRQKGHTELYRGAEYVVDFLPKVKIEMVLPDDLVDAAIEAITNAARTEKIGDGKIFVSPMEQAIRIRTGESGDDAL, encoded by the coding sequence ATGAAAAAGGTGGAGGCGATCATCAAGCCCTTCAAACTCGATGAAGTGAAAGAAGCACTTCAGGAAGTTGGTATTCAGGGCCTTTCGGTGATCGAGGTGAAAGGGTTCGGACGCCAGAAGGGCCATACCGAGCTTTATCGCGGCGCCGAATATGTCGTGGATTTCCTGCCCAAGGTGAAGATCGAGATGGTGCTGCCCGACGACCTCGTCGACGCCGCCATCGAAGCGATCACGAACGCCGCGCGCACCGAGAAGATCGGCGACGGCAAGATCTTCGTCTCTCCGATGGAGCAGGCGATCCGTATCCGCACCGGCGAGTCGGGCGACGACGCGCTGTAA
- a CDS encoding HupA family protein — protein sequence MDNKVTFIALAAAAATLSACGGSGTTVNTAPTYAELVARADTAAAGVVDLSTGDVTGGRDDVPNSGTASYTGYVKGDLDSGGTLIGELSLDANFSGGTVTGSATNFQHSTKDAYTGSLTLSGGTITDSGVVGTADTFGGSLDGTLSNGGTDYTTSILLDGEFVGGSGATLPDNIAGYADGTLDDGVTNDAFTGAFITTQTP from the coding sequence ATGGACAACAAAGTAACTTTCATCGCACTGGCGGCTGCGGCCGCCACTCTCTCGGCCTGCGGCGGCAGCGGAACCACGGTCAACACCGCCCCCACCTATGCGGAACTCGTGGCGCGCGCCGATACGGCGGCGGCTGGGGTCGTGGATCTGAGTACCGGGGATGTGACTGGCGGACGCGACGATGTGCCGAATTCGGGCACGGCCAGCTACACCGGTTACGTCAAGGGCGACCTTGACAGCGGCGGGACGTTAATCGGCGAGCTATCGCTTGACGCGAATTTCTCGGGCGGGACGGTCACCGGCTCGGCGACGAATTTCCAGCACTCGACGAAGGACGCCTATACCGGCTCGCTTACGCTTTCCGGCGGGACGATCACCGATAGCGGCGTTGTCGGGACGGCCGATACCTTCGGAGGCAGCCTCGATGGGACGCTCTCCAACGGCGGCACCGATTACACCACCTCGATTTTGCTCGACGGCGAATTCGTCGGCGGGAGCGGAGCAACGCTGCCCGACAATATTGCTGGCTATGCAGACGGAACGCTTGATGACGGGGTGACGAACGATGCGTTCACCGGGGCGTTCATCACCACGCAAACGCCCTGA
- the glnA gene encoding type I glutamate--ammonia ligase, producing MSIKDALKLMKDEDVEYVDVRFTDPRGKLQHVTLMHTEVDEDFFEEGFMFDGSSIAGWKSIDQSDMKLIPDASSVYIDPFYAEKTMCVHCTVVEPDTGEPYARDPRGTAEKAEAYLVASGIGDTAFFGPEAEFFLFDDVKFSVSMNKVSYEVDAIDASWNTDTDYEMGNMGHRPGVKGGYFPVNPVDDAQDLRSEMLSTMKRMGMKVDKHHHEVASCQHELGLIFGTLTKQADDIQKYKYVIHNVAHAYGKSATFMPKPITGDNGTGMHVNMSIWKDGKPLFAGDKYADLSQEALWFIGGILKHAKSLNAFTNPATNSYKRLIPGFEAPVLRAYSARNRSGCVRIPWAESPKAKRVEARFPDPSANPYLCFSALLMAGLDGIKNKIDPGPSSDKDLYDLPPEELASIPTVCASLREALETLEADHEFLLAGDVFTKDQIEGYIALKWEEVYAFEHTPHPVEYKYYYSC from the coding sequence ATGAGCATCAAGGACGCTCTCAAACTGATGAAGGACGAAGACGTCGAATACGTCGACGTTCGCTTCACCGATCCGCGCGGCAAGCTGCAGCACGTGACGCTGATGCATACCGAGGTCGACGAAGATTTCTTCGAAGAAGGCTTCATGTTCGACGGCTCCTCGATCGCGGGCTGGAAGTCGATCGATCAGTCCGACATGAAACTGATCCCGGACGCGTCCTCGGTCTATATCGACCCCTTCTACGCTGAGAAAACCATGTGCGTGCACTGCACCGTGGTCGAGCCCGACACCGGCGAGCCCTATGCCCGCGACCCGCGTGGCACCGCCGAGAAGGCCGAAGCCTATCTCGTCGCCTCGGGCATCGGTGATACGGCCTTCTTCGGTCCGGAAGCGGAATTCTTCCTGTTCGACGACGTGAAGTTCTCGGTCTCGATGAACAAGGTCTCCTACGAAGTCGACGCGATCGACGCCTCCTGGAACACCGACACCGATTACGAGATGGGCAACATGGGCCATCGTCCGGGCGTCAAGGGCGGCTACTTCCCGGTCAACCCGGTGGATGACGCGCAGGACCTGCGTTCGGAAATGCTCTCGACCATGAAGCGCATGGGCATGAAGGTCGACAAGCACCACCACGAAGTGGCCTCGTGCCAGCACGAGCTGGGCCTGATCTTCGGGACGCTGACCAAGCAGGCCGACGACATCCAGAAGTACAAATACGTCATCCACAACGTGGCGCACGCCTACGGCAAATCGGCGACCTTCATGCCGAAGCCGATCACCGGCGACAACGGCACCGGCATGCACGTGAACATGTCGATCTGGAAAGACGGCAAGCCGCTCTTCGCAGGCGACAAATACGCCGACCTGTCGCAGGAAGCCCTGTGGTTCATCGGCGGTATCCTGAAGCACGCGAAGTCGCTCAACGCCTTCACCAACCCGGCGACGAACTCCTACAAGCGTCTGATCCCGGGTTTTGAGGCTCCGGTTCTGCGCGCGTATTCGGCGCGTAACCGTTCGGGCTGTGTCCGTATTCCGTGGGCTGAATCCCCCAAGGCAAAGCGCGTCGAAGCACGTTTCCCCGATCCGTCGGCGAACCCCTACCTGTGCTTCTCGGCTCTGCTGATGGCTGGTCTCGACGGCATCAAGAACAAGATCGATCCGGGCCCGTCCTCGGACAAGGACCTCTACGATCTGCCGCCGGAAGAACTGGCCTCGATCCCGACCGTTTGCGCCTCGCTGCGTGAAGCGCTCGAGACGCTGGAAGCCGATCACGAGTTCCTGCTGGCCGGTGACGTGTTCACCAAGGACCAGATCGAGGGCTACATCGCACTGAAGTGGGAAGAAGTGTACGCGTTCGAGCACACCCCTCACCCGGTGGAATACAAGTACTACTACTCCTGCTAA
- a CDS encoding HlyD family type I secretion periplasmic adaptor subunit: MSKSSDFANSRLLLAAGFGAITLLVGGMGAWSVGAKINGAVVSRGVVKVESERQVIQHPDGGVVGEILAHNGDQVHAGDVLLRLDGTFLRSELAIVQAQLLEIAVRKARLAAERDDLTEVDFTVLPDFPMLDPEQVAQQREGQSNLFAARQATMAKKINQLREQQQQIEKQIEGVEAQRVSLMEQLDLVSQELEDKQSLYERKLMEASRVLATQREHAKLTGEIGRLNSVIAEARVRISALEIEVVGLSEDRREAAITQLRDLQYNEISLVERENTLREKLARLDVRAPVDGVVFGSQVFALQSVIQPAQPMMFLVPSDQPLYVSVRVDPTSIDQVYSGQQVSLQFSTFNRRTTPAIPAEVLRVSPDVQTDEANRETYYEATVEPDPEALAALPEVKLMPGMPVEAFLKTDARTPLSYLTQPLTIYFNRAFRGE; encoded by the coding sequence ATGAGCAAATCCTCCGATTTCGCAAATAGCCGACTTCTGCTCGCCGCAGGCTTCGGCGCGATCACCCTCCTCGTCGGCGGCATGGGCGCCTGGAGCGTCGGCGCGAAGATCAACGGCGCGGTCGTGTCGCGCGGCGTGGTCAAGGTCGAGAGCGAACGGCAGGTGATCCAGCACCCCGATGGTGGCGTCGTGGGCGAAATCCTCGCCCATAACGGCGATCAGGTGCATGCGGGCGACGTGCTACTGCGCCTCGACGGGACCTTTCTGCGCTCGGAGCTTGCGATCGTGCAGGCGCAGCTTCTGGAGATCGCGGTGCGCAAGGCGCGGCTGGCCGCCGAGCGCGACGATCTGACAGAGGTGGATTTCACCGTACTGCCCGACTTCCCGATGCTCGACCCCGAGCAGGTCGCCCAGCAACGCGAGGGCCAGAGCAACCTCTTTGCCGCGCGTCAGGCGACGATGGCCAAGAAGATCAACCAGCTGCGCGAGCAACAGCAGCAGATCGAAAAGCAGATCGAAGGCGTCGAGGCGCAGCGCGTCTCGCTGATGGAACAGCTCGACCTCGTGTCGCAGGAGCTGGAGGACAAGCAAAGCCTTTACGAGCGCAAGCTGATGGAAGCCTCGCGCGTGCTCGCCACCCAGCGCGAACATGCCAAGCTGACCGGCGAGATCGGGCGGCTGAACTCGGTCATCGCGGAGGCGCGCGTGCGGATCTCGGCGCTCGAGATCGAGGTCGTCGGCCTGTCCGAGGATCGCCGCGAGGCCGCGATCACCCAGCTGCGCGACCTGCAATATAACGAGATTTCGCTGGTCGAACGCGAAAACACCCTGCGCGAGAAGCTCGCACGGCTCGACGTGCGCGCGCCGGTCGATGGCGTAGTGTTCGGCTCGCAGGTCTTCGCGCTGCAATCGGTCATCCAGCCCGCTCAGCCGATGATGTTCCTCGTGCCCAGCGATCAGCCGCTCTACGTCTCGGTCCGCGTCGATCCGACGAGCATCGATCAGGTCTATTCCGGTCAGCAGGTCTCGCTGCAATTCTCGACCTTCAACCGTCGCACCACGCCCGCGATCCCGGCCGAAGTGCTGCGGGTCTCGCCCGACGTGCAGACTGACGAGGCGAACCGCGAGACCTATTACGAGGCGACGGTGGAGCCCGATCCGGAAGCGCTGGCCGCCCTGCCCGAGGTCAAGCTGATGCCCGGCATGCCGGTCGAGGCCTTCCTCAAGACCGACGCGCGCACGCCGCTGTCCTACCTGACCCAGCCGCTGACGATCTATTTCAACCGCGCCTTCCGAGGGGAATGA
- a CDS encoding type I secretion system permease/ATPase yields MIGSAVLFSFFTNLLLLTGPLFMLQVYDRVIGSRSEETLVALFGLVVFLYLFYTILEFVRARVMARVGARLHANLSDRVFRASLERAALGRTDKGASALQDLDAVKTVFASPVLLSLLDIPWTPVFAAAIFIFHPLLGWLALAGGALLVVTSLLNHWLTQTRLTEAQGTSFAGNQIARQVEDGADYLWAQGMGETMRARWQDTQTEGQRKMLRAADWTGAFGAFSKGFRMLLQSAVLAVGAYLVLQHEMTAGAIIAGSVLLGRALAPVEQVLGQWTLLHRARNGWAALRAFLGSVPEPRKPTELPAPTGDLSVRGVSVSRKRGERPILYNVSFDVAPGEAIGVIGKSGSGKTTLARALVGLVSPTAGEVRLAAAKLDQYSPERLGQFIGYLPQVVKTFDGTIAENIAQMAQSPDAERVVAAAKKAHIHEIILQLPKGYDTHISARDAQLSGGQRQRLGLARALYNDPVLLVLDEPNSALDSEGSEALNAVVKAMTEEGKSVVLMTHRTNAIKACSRLVILESGQITAQGPRDEVIQSMIKNAQDVQRILTMRAEK; encoded by the coding sequence TTGATCGGCTCCGCTGTTCTTTTCAGCTTTTTCACCAATCTTCTGCTGCTGACCGGGCCGCTTTTCATGCTGCAGGTCTATGACCGGGTGATCGGTTCGCGCTCGGAAGAGACGCTGGTCGCGCTGTTCGGTCTCGTGGTGTTCCTCTACCTGTTCTACACCATTCTGGAATTCGTCCGCGCCCGCGTGATGGCGCGGGTCGGCGCACGGCTTCACGCCAATCTCTCCGACCGGGTCTTCCGCGCCTCGCTGGAGCGCGCAGCGCTGGGGCGCACCGACAAGGGCGCGAGCGCGTTGCAGGACCTCGATGCGGTGAAAACCGTCTTCGCCTCGCCGGTGCTGCTGTCGCTCTTGGACATTCCGTGGACGCCGGTCTTCGCCGCCGCGATCTTCATCTTCCACCCGCTTCTGGGCTGGCTGGCGCTGGCGGGCGGTGCGCTTTTGGTCGTGACCTCGCTGCTCAACCACTGGCTCACCCAGACCCGCCTGACCGAGGCGCAGGGCACCTCTTTCGCGGGCAACCAGATCGCGCGGCAGGTCGAGGACGGGGCCGATTACCTCTGGGCGCAGGGCATGGGAGAGACCATGCGCGCGCGCTGGCAGGACACCCAGACCGAAGGCCAGCGCAAGATGCTGCGCGCGGCCGACTGGACCGGCGCGTTCGGCGCATTTTCCAAGGGCTTCCGGATGCTGCTGCAATCGGCGGTGCTGGCCGTAGGTGCCTATCTGGTGCTGCAACACGAGATGACGGCGGGCGCGATCATCGCGGGCTCGGTCCTGCTGGGCCGCGCGCTGGCCCCGGTCGAGCAGGTGCTGGGCCAATGGACACTGCTGCACCGCGCACGCAACGGCTGGGCCGCGCTGCGGGCGTTTCTGGGCTCGGTGCCCGAGCCGCGCAAGCCGACCGAACTGCCCGCGCCGACGGGCGATCTCTCGGTGCGCGGCGTCTCGGTCTCGCGCAAACGTGGCGAGCGTCCGATCCTGTATAACGTGAGCTTCGATGTCGCCCCCGGCGAAGCCATCGGCGTGATCGGCAAGAGCGGCTCGGGCAAGACGACGCTGGCGCGGGCGCTGGTGGGTCTCGTGTCCCCCACAGCGGGCGAGGTGCGCCTCGCCGCCGCCAAGCTCGACCAATACAGCCCCGAGCGGCTGGGCCAGTTCATCGGCTACCTGCCGCAGGTGGTGAAGACCTTCGACGGCACCATCGCCGAGAACATTGCGCAGATGGCCCAATCGCCGGATGCCGAGCGGGTCGTGGCCGCCGCAAAGAAAGCGCATATCCACGAGATCATCCTGCAACTGCCCAAGGGCTACGACACCCATATCAGCGCGCGCGACGCGCAGCTCTCGGGCGGCCAGCGCCAGCGGCTGGGTCTGGCCCGCGCGCTCTACAACGATCCGGTGCTTCTGGTGCTCGACGAGCCGAACTCGGCACTCGACTCCGAGGGCTCCGAGGCGCTGAACGCCGTGGTGAAGGCGATGACCGAGGAAGGTAAATCGGTCGTGCTGATGACCCACCGCACCAATGCGATCAAAGCCTGCTCGCGCCTCGTGATCCTCGAAAGCGGCCAGATCACCGCGCAGGGGCCGCGCGACGAGGTCATCCAGTCGATGATCAAGAACGCGCAGGACGTGCAACGGATTCTGACGATGAGGGCCGAGAAATGA
- a CDS encoding NAD(P)H-hydrate dehydratase — protein sequence MPEILTASQMRQCERAEIESGAVTGLELMERAGESVVTAIFSRWPDPGPSQAVVLCGPGNNGGDGYVIARLLAERGWIVACYAYGDPTRLPPDAQTNHDRWAQIGAVLPWDDAAIEDRIDEMEGGLVIDALFGTGLTRPMPEDTAKTWRGIYPRRFSNPSGPRPRFVAVDIPSGISSDSGRNLGGAFPADLTVSFHRAKCGHYLDPSDGPDRPGGGASMRGDLVVTDIGLPQHAIADAAQLIDRPSNFLMKQAGHKYSHGHALVLSGGAGKGGAARMAARAALRIGAGLVTLACPPKALAENAAHLDAIMLNALPDAYSLRGMLGDERLNALCLGPGLGMARAQEMVPAALWGKRATVLDADALSAFAEDPSVLFGQLHATCVLTPHPGEFKRLFPDLAEKLSGDDPSYSKLDATREAAARAGCTVLLKGADTVIADPNGRVALHSATQDRAAPWLATAGAGDVLAGLITGLLARGFKPFDAATSAAWLHVEAARSFGPGLIAEDLPEAVPQVLRALMAQG from the coding sequence ATGCCCGAAATCCTGACCGCGAGCCAAATGCGCCAATGCGAACGCGCCGAGATCGAGAGCGGCGCGGTGACGGGCCTTGAACTGATGGAGCGCGCCGGGGAAAGCGTCGTCACGGCGATCTTCTCGCGCTGGCCCGATCCGGGGCCCTCGCAGGCGGTGGTGTTGTGCGGTCCGGGCAATAACGGCGGCGACGGCTATGTGATCGCGCGGCTTCTGGCCGAGCGCGGCTGGATCGTCGCCTGTTACGCCTATGGCGACCCGACCCGCCTGCCCCCCGATGCGCAGACCAATCACGACCGCTGGGCGCAGATCGGCGCGGTCCTGCCCTGGGATGATGCCGCGATCGAGGACCGGATCGACGAGATGGAGGGCGGGCTGGTGATCGACGCGCTGTTCGGCACCGGCCTGACGCGTCCGATGCCCGAGGACACCGCGAAGACATGGCGCGGGATTTATCCGCGGCGCTTTTCCAATCCCTCGGGACCGCGCCCGCGCTTCGTTGCGGTCGATATTCCCAGCGGGATTTCCTCGGATAGCGGCCGCAACCTCGGCGGCGCTTTCCCCGCCGATCTGACGGTCAGCTTCCACCGCGCGAAATGCGGCCATTACCTCGATCCCTCGGACGGGCCCGACCGGCCCGGCGGCGGCGCGTCGATGCGCGGCGACCTCGTCGTGACCGATATCGGCCTGCCGCAGCATGCGATTGCGGACGCCGCACAGCTGATCGACCGCCCGTCGAATTTCCTGATGAAGCAGGCGGGCCACAAATACAGCCACGGTCATGCGCTGGTGCTCTCGGGCGGCGCGGGCAAAGGCGGGGCTGCACGGATGGCGGCGCGGGCGGCTCTACGGATCGGCGCGGGGCTGGTGACGCTCGCCTGCCCGCCCAAGGCGCTGGCCGAAAACGCGGCGCATCTCGACGCGATCATGCTGAACGCCCTGCCCGACGCCTATTCCTTGCGCGGGATGCTGGGCGACGAGCGGCTAAACGCGCTCTGCCTCGGCCCCGGTCTGGGCATGGCGCGCGCGCAGGAGATGGTGCCGGCGGCGCTTTGGGGCAAACGGGCGACGGTGCTGGATGCCGATGCGCTCAGCGCCTTTGCCGAGGATCCGAGCGTGCTCTTCGGCCAGCTTCACGCGACCTGCGTGCTGACCCCGCATCCGGGCGAATTCAAACGGCTGTTCCCCGATCTGGCCGAGAAGCTGTCAGGCGACGATCCAAGCTATTCCAAGCTGGACGCCACCCGCGAAGCCGCTGCGCGCGCGGGCTGTACGGTACTGCTCAAAGGGGCCGACACCGTGATTGCGGACCCGAACGGGCGCGTCGCACTGCATTCGGCCACCCAAGACCGCGCGGCGCCGTGGCTTGCCACCGCAGGCGCGGGCGATGTTCTGGCGGGGCTTATCACGGGGCTTCTTGCGCGCGGGTTCAAACCCTTCGACGCCGCGACCTCCGCAGCCTGGCTCCACGTGGAGGCCGCGCGCAGTTTCGGCCCCGGCCTGATCGCCGAAGACCTCCCCGAAGCGGTCCCGCAGGTGCTGCGCGCGCTGATGGCGCAGGGCTGA